Proteins co-encoded in one Medicago truncatula cultivar Jemalong A17 chromosome 8, MtrunA17r5.0-ANR, whole genome shotgun sequence genomic window:
- the LOC25502487 gene encoding auxin-induced protein 6B has translation MGFRLPGIRRSSFSASQSSIKQVEVPKGYLAVYVGEKMRRFMIPISFLNEPLFQELLSQAEEEFGYCHPMGGLTIPCKEDMFLHTASVLNRI, from the coding sequence atggGTTTTCGCTTACCTGGTATTAGACGATCATCATTTAGTGCAAGTCAATCATCTATCAAACAAGTGGAAGTTCCAAAAGGCTATCTTGCAGTGTATGTTGGAGAGAAAATGAGAAGGTTCATGATTCCAATATCATTCTTGAATGAGCCTTTATTTCAAGAATTGCTTAGCCAAGCTGAAGAGGAATTCGGTTATTGTCATCCAATGGGAGGTCTTACAATTCCCTGCAAGGAAGACATGTTCTTACATACAGCTTCTGTCTTGAACAGGATATAA
- the LOC25502486 gene encoding auxin-induced protein 6B, translating into MGFRLPAIRRTSFTSSQASSKVVNVPKGYLAVYVGEQMKRFVIPMSYLNRASFQNLLSQAEEEFGYDHPMGGLTVPCTEDIFMEITSRFNGL; encoded by the coding sequence ATGGGTTTCCGTTTACCTGCTATTAGACGAACTTCATTTACAAGTAGCCAAGCATCATCAAAAGTTGTGAATGTACCAAAGGGATATCTTGCGGTATATGTTGGAGAGCAAATGAAGCGGTTTGTTATCCCCATGTCATACTTGAACCGAGCTTCCTTTCAAAACTTATTGAGTCAAGCAGAGGAAGAATTTGGATATGATCACCCAATGGGTGGCCTCACGGTTCCTTGCACAGAAGATATTTTCATGGAAATTACTTCTCGCTTCAATGGGCTATAA
- the LOC25502484 gene encoding heme-binding protein 2, with the protein MQSMAVTTTTWKLALFLTLISVSLSGTLSYDIVPCKRIECPNYDVIEAGNGYEIRLYNSSVWISNSPIQDISLVEATRTGFLRLFDYIQGKNNYQQKIEMTAPVLSEVLPSDGPFCESSFVVSFYVPKVNQANPPPAKGLHVQRWKTVYAAVKQFGGFVKDTNIGEEAAALKDSIAGTKWSSAIEQSRRAGHASVYSVAQYNAPFEYDNRVNEIWFLFDLENGLHSM; encoded by the exons ATGCAATCCATGGCTGTAACAACCACAACATGGAAGCTTGCACTGTTCTTGACTCTTATCTCAGTTTCATTATCAGGTACTCTTTCATATGATATTGTACCATGCAAACGCATAGAGTGTCCTAACTATGATGTCATAGAAGCTGGAAATGGCTATGAAATCAGACTTTATAATTCGTCTGTTTGGATTTCCAATTCTCCTATTCAAGACATTTCTCTTGTCGAAGCTACTAGAACTGGTTTTTTGAG gCTATTTGATTATATTCAGGGTAAGAACAACTACCAGCAAAAAATTGAGATGACAGCACCTGTTCTCTCTGAAGTCTTACCAAGTGATGGACCATTTTGTGAGTCTTCATTTGTTGTCAGCTTCTATGTACCAAAAGTGAACCAAGCAAATCCACCTCCTGCAAAGGGTCTTCATGTTCAAAGATGGAAAACTGTGTATGCAGCCGTTAAACAGTTTGGTGGATTTGTCAAAGATACAAACATTGGTGAGGAAGCTGCAGCGTTGAAGGACAGTATTGCCGGTACTAAATGGTCTTCTGCTATTGAACAAAGCCGTAGAGCTGGTCATGCTTCGGTTTACTCTGTGGCTCAGTACAATGCCCCTTTTGAATACGATAATAGGGTGAATGAGATATGGTTCTTGTTTGATTTGGAAAATGGTTTGCATTCTATGTGA